The genomic stretch TCGACCAGCTGCTGGAGCGTCATCGTTTCGGCGTAGCTGGGCATCTTCGAGAGGCTGTCGGTGCCGGTATAGTTAGGCCCGAGAACGATGACACGATTCGGATTCATCCACCGACTCGGTCAAGCACTCGGCCGGGTGATGCGCGCCCATGCCGGTGAGTTCCGGACCGGCTCCTCGGGGCGTCTTCGACTGGTCAGGGAAGTTCTCGCCCTTGATCTCGTGGCAGGCGGAGCACTCCAGGGCAACGAACACCTTGCGCCCCGCGGCGGCGTCCCCTGGCGGCATCAGGAATTTGCACCCTCGCGGCACGCCGCCCTGGGCATGAAGCTGCTCCATCGTGACGCGGATCGGGTTTGGCGGCTCCGGTCGGGCCTTGCTCCCGTCCACTCGCTGGCTGTGGTCCTGGGCGAGGGCCAACGACGCGACCGCCGAGACG from Candidatus Methylomirabilota bacterium encodes the following:
- a CDS encoding c-type cytochrome, whose amino-acid sequence is MATPRTFIWSVLVIVGVSAVASLALAQDHSQRVDGSKARPEPPNPIRVTMEQLHAQGGVPRGCKFLMPPGDAAAGRKVFVALECSACHEIKGENFPDQSKTPRGAGPELTGMGAHHPAECLTESVDESESCHRSRA